A stretch of Arthrobacter sunyaminii DNA encodes these proteins:
- a CDS encoding hotdog fold thioesterase, producing MSDIFTPGAGAPAEPANEYTDQLNEAGVPPEMHSWLSANGVGPLVVKMGIRFSEMSAERLVATMPVAGNEQVAGILHGGAHLVLAETLGSFGAALHAGPGRQALGIEIGATHHRAIASGTVTGTATAIHLGGTLVTHEVVMTDEEGRRLSTARITNMIRDAR from the coding sequence ATGAGCGACATTTTCACGCCGGGCGCCGGCGCACCGGCCGAGCCAGCCAACGAGTACACCGATCAGTTGAACGAGGCGGGAGTCCCGCCTGAAATGCACAGCTGGCTGAGTGCCAACGGAGTCGGGCCCCTGGTCGTGAAGATGGGTATCCGTTTTTCGGAAATGAGTGCTGAGCGGCTGGTGGCCACCATGCCCGTGGCCGGCAACGAGCAGGTGGCCGGGATTCTGCACGGCGGCGCCCATCTGGTGCTGGCCGAGACTCTGGGTTCTTTCGGTGCAGCGCTGCACGCGGGCCCCGGGCGGCAGGCCCTCGGTATCGAAATCGGTGCCACCCATCACCGCGCCATCGCGTCGGGCACCGTTACGGGGACGGCAACCGCCATTCATCTGGGTGGCACCCTGGTGACGCATGAAGTGGTCATGACCGACGAAGAGGGCCGCCGCCTGAGCACTGCGCGCATCACGAACATGATCCGCGACGCCCGCTGA
- a CDS encoding HNH endonuclease has translation MFDKPRVVAQDASIRIWMEELAKVAAGPAEADGPACPAGPELIDQIRALEELKAAASAAQARAAALVDSAVRRSQADAGVQKEQLGKGIGAQIGFARRESPHRGTQLLGLARILTKEMPKTLQALSGGFISEWRATILARETACLTLADRQRIDDMLAGNPAELEALGDRQLIARIKGLAYGMDPASVVNRAAKAESERFVSCRPAPDTMTYLTGLLPVAHGVEVFATLAREADRLRAAGDSRGRGQIMADTLVERITGRSKAGDVRVEVQLVMTDQTLLAGVAEPAVLPGYGVIPAQFARDLVRGKLEASVSNDGSRNSGSSGNTATEVWLRRLFTAPSTGRLVDMDSKARLVPAGLARFIAARDQNCRMPWCGAPIRHFDHIKPWHVGGTTTANNVQGLCEACNHAKEAPGWACSVSNGELGAAHTVETVTPTGHRYRSAAPASPGVRVA, from the coding sequence ATGTTCGATAAACCACGGGTTGTAGCTCAGGATGCGTCTATCCGTATCTGGATGGAAGAGCTGGCCAAAGTTGCAGCAGGGCCGGCAGAAGCGGACGGCCCGGCATGCCCTGCGGGGCCGGAGTTGATTGACCAGATCCGCGCGTTGGAAGAACTCAAAGCTGCAGCGTCGGCCGCCCAGGCGCGGGCCGCTGCCCTCGTCGACTCTGCGGTACGCCGCAGTCAAGCGGACGCCGGAGTTCAAAAGGAGCAGTTGGGTAAAGGCATCGGGGCTCAAATTGGCTTCGCCCGACGGGAATCACCGCACCGGGGAACCCAGCTGCTTGGTTTGGCCCGCATCCTGACCAAGGAAATGCCGAAAACCCTGCAGGCCCTGTCCGGGGGATTCATCAGCGAATGGCGGGCAACGATCCTTGCCAGGGAAACCGCATGTCTCACACTTGCGGACCGGCAACGGATCGATGACATGCTGGCGGGGAATCCGGCAGAACTCGAAGCGCTGGGGGACAGACAGCTGATCGCGCGGATTAAGGGCCTTGCCTACGGGATGGATCCGGCGTCAGTGGTGAACCGGGCTGCCAAGGCCGAGTCAGAGCGTTTTGTGTCCTGCCGTCCGGCTCCGGACACCATGACCTATCTGACCGGACTGCTGCCTGTCGCCCATGGGGTGGAGGTCTTCGCCACGCTTGCACGGGAGGCGGACCGGCTGCGGGCGGCGGGGGATTCGCGGGGCCGCGGCCAAATCATGGCTGACACGCTGGTGGAGCGCATCACCGGGCGGTCCAAGGCAGGTGATGTGCGCGTGGAGGTACAGCTGGTCATGACGGATCAGACGCTGCTGGCCGGTGTTGCCGAGCCTGCTGTCCTTCCCGGGTATGGGGTAATCCCGGCACAGTTTGCCCGTGATCTGGTCCGGGGGAAGCTCGAAGCATCGGTCAGCAACGACGGTTCCCGCAACTCCGGCAGTTCCGGCAACACGGCAACGGAGGTGTGGCTGCGGCGGCTGTTTACGGCTCCGTCCACCGGCCGGCTGGTCGACATGGATTCGAAGGCGCGGCTGGTTCCGGCAGGACTGGCGCGCTTCATAGCCGCACGGGACCAAAACTGCCGGATGCCGTGGTGCGGGGCGCCCATCCGGCACTTCGACCACATCAAACCCTGGCATGTTGGCGGCACAACCACCGCCAACAATGTGCAGGGATTGTGCGAGGCCTGCAATCACGCCAAAGAGGCGCCGGGTTGGGCCTGCTCGGTATCGAACGGTGAGCTCGGTGCCGCCCATACCGTTGAAACCGTCACGCCCACGGGTCACCGCTACAGATCAGCAGCGCCTGCTTCTCCCGGAGTTCGGGTGGCGTGA
- a CDS encoding dihydrofolate reductase family protein produces the protein MAGTIYYVAASQDGFIAQAPGPGEWLRTFAGAPEHAGAPEAEAHVAEFLAAAGAVAMGAETYRSFVADPGSWPFGSIPVWVFTHHEFPGISGADITFVRGDVAEFHPDILHDAGQRDVVLTGGGNLAGQFLDSGLVDELVVTVLPISPGSGRELAHVVEGIDPAGVKERSLGSAVLQRRYDLRR, from the coding sequence ATGGCCGGAACTATCTACTATGTTGCAGCGTCGCAGGATGGATTCATCGCGCAGGCGCCGGGCCCGGGGGAATGGCTCCGGACGTTTGCGGGTGCCCCGGAGCATGCGGGTGCCCCGGAGGCGGAGGCGCACGTCGCAGAATTCCTCGCCGCTGCCGGTGCGGTAGCGATGGGAGCTGAAACCTACCGCTCTTTCGTGGCGGATCCCGGGTCCTGGCCGTTCGGGAGCATTCCCGTGTGGGTCTTTACCCATCACGAGTTTCCGGGGATTTCCGGGGCGGATATTACTTTTGTGCGCGGCGATGTTGCTGAATTCCATCCGGACATCCTGCACGACGCCGGCCAGAGGGACGTGGTGTTGACCGGGGGTGGAAACCTGGCGGGGCAGTTTCTGGATTCCGGGCTGGTGGATGAACTGGTGGTCACCGTTTTGCCCATTTCCCCGGGCAGCGGCCGCGAGCTGGCGCACGTGGTGGAAGGTATTGATCCTGCCGGTGTGAAGGAGCGTTCCTTGGGGAGTGCAGTGCTGCAGCGGCGATATGATCTGCGCCGGTAG
- a CDS encoding alkene reductase, with the protein MNLFSPLTLGGIELPNRLIMAPLTRTRSGRDGVPTALMAEHYSQRASLGLIVSEGTYPSFAGQGFTGQPGLVTDEQIAGWKNVTDAVHAAGGRIVAQVMHAGRVTHPGTNGGREVVAPSAIAIDGVTRTYDGKQPFPVPHALTEAELPGVIDEFVAGSAAAMKAGFDGVELHGANGYLLHEFLSAESNQRTDSYGGTPENRARFVIEVYRAVAEAIGADRTGIRISPEHNVQGALETNPAEVLATYTALVEGIAPLKPAFLSILHQDPSDIMVQALRRSFGGPVLLNSGFGVITTREEAIGMMEDDLCDGVVVGRPAIANPDLVRRWQEDLPLNTPDPRTFYTDGAAGYTDYPAYADAV; encoded by the coding sequence GTGAACCTTTTTTCACCGTTGACCCTCGGCGGCATTGAACTGCCCAACCGCCTGATCATGGCGCCGCTGACACGGACGCGCAGCGGCCGCGACGGCGTACCCACAGCCCTGATGGCCGAGCACTACAGCCAGCGTGCTTCCCTGGGCCTGATCGTCAGCGAGGGAACCTATCCCTCGTTCGCAGGACAGGGCTTCACGGGTCAGCCCGGCCTGGTGACGGATGAGCAGATTGCCGGCTGGAAGAACGTTACGGATGCCGTCCACGCTGCCGGAGGGCGCATTGTTGCCCAGGTCATGCATGCCGGCCGGGTGACCCACCCGGGAACCAACGGCGGCCGCGAGGTGGTGGCTCCCAGCGCCATCGCGATTGACGGCGTCACCCGCACCTACGACGGCAAGCAGCCCTTCCCTGTGCCCCATGCCCTTACCGAGGCCGAACTGCCGGGTGTCATCGACGAATTCGTTGCCGGTTCGGCGGCGGCCATGAAGGCAGGGTTCGACGGCGTCGAACTGCACGGCGCCAATGGTTACCTGCTCCATGAATTCCTGTCTGCGGAGTCCAACCAGCGCACCGACAGCTACGGCGGAACTCCGGAGAACCGCGCACGCTTTGTCATTGAGGTCTATCGGGCGGTGGCTGAAGCCATCGGCGCTGACCGCACCGGCATTCGGATTTCTCCGGAGCACAACGTCCAGGGTGCACTGGAAACCAACCCGGCAGAGGTCCTGGCAACGTACACCGCCCTGGTGGAGGGCATTGCACCCCTGAAACCGGCGTTCCTGAGCATCCTGCACCAGGACCCCTCGGACATCATGGTTCAGGCACTGCGCCGCAGCTTCGGCGGCCCGGTCCTCCTGAACTCGGGCTTTGGCGTCATCACGACCCGGGAAGAAGCCATTGGCATGATGGAGGACGACCTGTGCGACGGCGTGGTGGTGGGCCGGCCCGCAATCGCGAACCCGGACCTGGTGCGCCGCTGGCAGGAAGACCTGCCTCTGAACACCCCTGACCCGCGCACCTTCTACACTGACGGCGCTGCCGGCTACACGGACTATCCCGCCTACGCTGACGCCGTCTAA
- a CDS encoding inorganic phosphate transporter gives MDLTLMVALVIALALFFDFTNGFHDTANAMATPIATGAIKPKTAVALAAVLNLVGAFLSTEVAKTISGGIIREGDGGIQITPVMIFAGLLGAVIWNLITWLLGLPSSSSHALFGGLIGAAVVGAGFGAVDYSVLMSKVILPAFIAPAIALSVAYLATKLAYSITRRHDPDSGDKLPRKRGGFRYAQIFSSSLVALAHGTNDAQKTMGVITLVLISGGFQTVGTGPVLWVVAACAFAIAAGTYAGGWRIIRTMGTGLTDVKPAQGFAAETSTAAAILASTHLGMALSTTQVASGSVIGSGLGRKGAEVRWGTARRIAGGWLLTLPAAAVMGAGAAAVAGTGMIGVTIDGILGLAIILFIFLWSRRNRVGHDNAVSNIDNAGGAVRIKKGKSRSGSSVSPGAPEASARPMDKEHSK, from the coding sequence GTGGACCTCACCCTCATGGTGGCGCTGGTGATTGCGCTCGCATTATTTTTCGACTTCACCAACGGCTTTCACGACACAGCCAACGCAATGGCAACCCCCATTGCCACCGGCGCAATCAAGCCAAAGACCGCCGTAGCCCTGGCGGCGGTGCTGAACCTCGTGGGGGCTTTCCTGTCTACAGAGGTAGCCAAGACCATTTCCGGCGGCATCATCCGCGAAGGCGACGGCGGCATCCAAATCACCCCGGTCATGATCTTCGCCGGTCTGCTTGGCGCTGTGATCTGGAACCTGATCACGTGGCTGCTGGGTCTTCCTTCCAGCTCCTCCCACGCTCTCTTCGGCGGTCTGATCGGCGCGGCGGTTGTGGGTGCGGGTTTTGGCGCCGTGGACTATTCCGTGCTGATGTCCAAGGTCATCCTGCCGGCGTTCATCGCACCGGCAATTGCGCTGTCCGTAGCGTATTTGGCCACCAAGCTGGCTTACTCCATCACGCGCCGGCATGATCCGGATTCCGGCGACAAGCTGCCCCGCAAGCGCGGCGGTTTCCGCTACGCACAGATCTTCTCCTCCTCTCTCGTGGCCCTGGCGCACGGCACCAACGATGCTCAGAAGACCATGGGCGTGATCACGCTGGTACTGATCTCCGGCGGTTTCCAGACCGTTGGAACCGGCCCGGTGCTGTGGGTGGTTGCAGCCTGTGCCTTCGCCATCGCCGCAGGCACCTATGCCGGCGGCTGGCGGATCATCCGCACCATGGGCACCGGCCTGACGGACGTCAAACCGGCTCAGGGATTTGCGGCCGAGACCAGCACGGCGGCAGCGATCCTGGCGTCGACTCATCTGGGCATGGCCCTGTCCACCACACAGGTCGCCTCGGGTTCGGTGATTGGATCCGGCCTTGGACGCAAGGGTGCCGAGGTCCGCTGGGGTACGGCGCGCAGGATTGCCGGCGGCTGGCTGCTCACCCTCCCGGCCGCTGCTGTCATGGGAGCTGGGGCTGCAGCGGTGGCCGGTACGGGAATGATCGGCGTAACCATTGACGGCATCCTGGGCCTGGCCATCATCCTGTTCATCTTCCTCTGGTCCCGCCGCAACCGGGTGGGCCATGACAATGCCGTGAGCAACATCGACAATGCCGGCGGTGCTGTGCGCATCAAGAAGGGCAAGTCCCGCTCCGGGAGCTCGGTTTCCCCCGGGGCACCGGAAGCATCCGCCCGACCCATGGATAAGGAACACTCCAAATGA
- a CDS encoding MFS transporter, producing the protein MSNAPSERTGTGNGGSRRKFPDWVVIATLGCGGIAVSLEKTAVVPLLPEYPRIFGVTSDDVSWLVTVTLLTAAVATPIVSKLADMFGKKRMLLIAMAMMVVGAFTASVGGTFFWALVGRALQGFAGAVIPVGISILRDALPQQKIAGAVSLMSASFGIGSALGLPLSGFIYENLGWQATFWVVGLIAVVIFAAVVVFVPESRVRTPGRFDYEGALLLSGAMTALLLAISKGGVWGWTSDAILGLFAAAAVLLAFWFPLELRKGQPLVDLRTSARRPVLLTNAATVLVGFSMYANMLVTTQQLQLSKESGFGFGLSVLVAGLTMIPAGLAMVAAAPLSAFVTNTFGAKSTMVLGCAVMAAGYMSRVVLVHTVTGIIIGAVIISVGTAVAMAAMPTLIMSNVPLTDTAAANGVNTLLRSVGTSTCSAAVATILVSITIRVDGTVFPGVDAFRAIFAMAGCAALLATGISCFIPRSVRREATHPALHAEPGQVQPPPVDAKQEIMVTGTLLADDGRTPVPGGVVLATDRRGQQVDWDRADDRGRYAVVLPGDGQYLLIATQHQWRPVSETLTFPGVPHSHDIRFKARLTLTGKITHDNRPVDGALVVLVRPSEGETVAVHSDNAGNYELPLPRPGTYILTVVEPDGATSHTRRVILPAPNTLIDVELGTAPPTTGLRI; encoded by the coding sequence ATGAGCAACGCGCCATCGGAGCGGACCGGCACCGGCAACGGGGGCAGCAGGCGGAAATTTCCGGACTGGGTGGTCATCGCCACCCTGGGATGCGGCGGAATCGCCGTGTCCCTGGAGAAGACGGCGGTGGTGCCGCTGCTTCCGGAGTACCCGCGAATCTTCGGTGTGACCAGCGACGACGTGTCCTGGCTCGTGACTGTCACCCTTCTCACGGCCGCAGTGGCGACACCCATCGTTTCGAAACTGGCCGACATGTTCGGCAAAAAAAGGATGCTGCTGATCGCCATGGCCATGATGGTCGTTGGCGCCTTCACCGCATCCGTCGGCGGAACATTTTTCTGGGCACTGGTGGGACGTGCTCTCCAGGGCTTTGCCGGAGCGGTGATCCCGGTGGGAATCAGCATCCTGCGCGACGCGCTGCCACAGCAAAAAATTGCCGGGGCCGTGTCCCTCATGAGTGCCAGTTTCGGCATCGGCAGCGCCCTGGGACTGCCCTTGTCAGGATTCATCTACGAAAACCTGGGCTGGCAGGCGACCTTTTGGGTCGTGGGCCTCATCGCGGTGGTCATCTTTGCCGCCGTCGTGGTTTTTGTACCGGAGTCCCGGGTCCGCACGCCCGGCCGCTTTGACTATGAGGGTGCACTGCTGCTCTCGGGCGCCATGACGGCGCTGCTGCTGGCGATCAGCAAGGGCGGTGTCTGGGGCTGGACCAGTGACGCAATCCTCGGATTGTTTGCTGCCGCCGCAGTGCTCCTGGCGTTCTGGTTTCCCCTGGAGCTGCGCAAGGGGCAGCCGCTGGTGGATTTGCGGACATCGGCGCGGCGTCCGGTGCTGCTGACGAACGCGGCGACCGTCCTGGTGGGATTCTCCATGTATGCCAACATGCTGGTCACAACCCAGCAGCTGCAGCTGTCCAAGGAGAGCGGATTCGGTTTCGGGCTGAGCGTGCTGGTGGCCGGGCTCACCATGATCCCCGCCGGCCTGGCCATGGTGGCGGCTGCGCCGCTGTCCGCCTTTGTCACCAATACCTTCGGTGCGAAATCCACCATGGTCCTGGGCTGTGCCGTCATGGCGGCGGGCTACATGTCACGGGTGGTACTTGTCCACACCGTCACGGGCATCATTATCGGCGCCGTGATCATTTCCGTCGGAACCGCCGTAGCCATGGCAGCCATGCCAACTCTCATCATGAGCAACGTTCCGCTCACTGACACCGCAGCAGCCAACGGCGTGAATACTCTGCTGAGGTCGGTGGGTACCTCAACCTGCAGTGCTGCCGTTGCCACCATTCTTGTTTCCATCACGATCAGAGTGGACGGCACCGTCTTTCCGGGGGTGGACGCTTTCCGGGCAATCTTCGCGATGGCCGGGTGTGCCGCGCTGCTGGCCACGGGCATCTCCTGCTTCATTCCCCGCTCCGTGCGCCGGGAGGCAACACACCCGGCGCTGCATGCGGAGCCCGGCCAGGTCCAGCCGCCCCCGGTGGACGCCAAGCAGGAGATTATGGTTACCGGAACTCTGTTGGCCGACGACGGCCGGACCCCGGTTCCCGGCGGCGTGGTCCTGGCCACGGACCGCCGGGGCCAGCAGGTGGACTGGGACCGGGCGGACGACCGCGGGCGCTACGCCGTCGTGCTCCCGGGAGACGGCCAGTACCTCCTCATCGCGACCCAGCACCAGTGGCGGCCCGTTTCAGAGACCCTCACCTTTCCCGGAGTTCCGCACAGCCATGACATCCGGTTCAAGGCACGGCTAACCCTTACCGGAAAGATCACCCACGACAACCGTCCGGTGGACGGGGCCCTGGTGGTCCTTGTACGGCCGTCGGAGGGAGAAACAGTTGCCGTGCACTCAGACAACGCCGGCAACTACGAGCTGCCGCTTCCCCGTCCCGGAACGTACATCCTGACCGTCGTGGAGCCGGACGGTGCCACCTCCCACACGCGCCGGGTCATCCTCCCGGCGCCCAACACCCTGATTGACGTGGAACTCGGCACAGCGCCGCCCACTACAGGGCTGCGGATCTAG
- a CDS encoding Hsp20/alpha crystallin family protein, whose amino-acid sequence MAGLARRDRFELPEPVRKFFEGDWEVPAFPVEEYRDGSSMVVKAELPNIDPDKDLDVSVSDGVLHIKGERREESEHKDKNGYRSEFRYGSFTRDIPLPAGSSQDNVTASYNDGVLEVRVPVPEVGSSSTKVPISRG is encoded by the coding sequence ATGGCTGGACTAGCGCGGCGTGACCGGTTTGAACTGCCCGAACCAGTGCGCAAATTCTTCGAGGGCGACTGGGAGGTGCCGGCGTTTCCCGTGGAGGAATACCGGGACGGTTCCAGCATGGTGGTGAAGGCCGAACTGCCCAACATCGACCCGGACAAGGACTTGGACGTTTCCGTCAGTGACGGTGTGCTGCACATCAAGGGCGAGCGCCGCGAAGAGTCCGAACACAAGGACAAGAACGGTTACCGCAGCGAATTCCGTTACGGCTCCTTCACGCGCGACATTCCCCTGCCCGCCGGATCCAGCCAGGACAACGTCACTGCGTCCTACAACGACGGCGTCCTGGAGGTTCGGGTGCCGGTGCCTGAGGTTGGGTCTTCATCCACCAAGGTGCCCATCTCCCGCGGCTAG
- a CDS encoding glutamate decarboxylase, producing the protein MAQKRDKNTLSVNPLFARPGEDTIALKTKLADGQMMPETAYQIVHDETMLDGNARLNLATFVSTWMDDHANRLYAETYDKNMIDKDEYPQTAQIEQNCWKILADLWHSPDPEGTIGTSTVGSSEACMLGGLALKRLWQSARRADGKPTDKPNLVMSSAVQVCWEKFCNYFDVEARLVPISEEHKCLDGFELEKYVDENTIGVVAIMGVTYTGMYEPVKQIAAKLDDIQASTGLDINIHVDAASGGMIAPFIQQDLEWDFKIDRVHSISTSGHKYGLVYPGLGWVVWRERQWLPEDLIFYVSYLGGDMPTFALNFSRPGAQVVLQFYLFLRLGREGYAKIQQACQDVAVYLSSGISEMGPFELWNDGTDIPVFAWRLKEGHTDKWTLYDLAERLRTRGWLVPAYPMPSNLEKLTVERIVVRNGLSMDLADSLLEDIRKETEYLDRLESPMPQESAQPGFHH; encoded by the coding sequence ATGGCACAAAAACGGGACAAAAACACCCTGTCGGTTAATCCGCTCTTCGCCCGTCCGGGTGAAGACACCATTGCACTGAAAACCAAGCTGGCCGACGGACAGATGATGCCGGAAACGGCATATCAAATTGTTCATGACGAAACCATGCTGGACGGAAACGCCCGGCTGAATCTGGCTACGTTCGTAAGCACCTGGATGGACGACCACGCCAACAGGCTGTACGCCGAGACATACGACAAAAACATGATTGACAAGGACGAGTATCCGCAGACCGCCCAGATTGAGCAGAACTGCTGGAAGATTCTTGCCGACCTGTGGCACTCGCCGGACCCCGAAGGAACCATCGGCACCTCCACTGTGGGTTCCTCGGAGGCCTGCATGCTGGGCGGACTCGCGCTCAAGCGGCTGTGGCAGAGCGCCCGCAGGGCGGACGGGAAGCCAACGGACAAACCCAACCTGGTCATGAGTTCTGCAGTCCAGGTCTGCTGGGAGAAGTTCTGCAACTATTTCGACGTCGAGGCCCGGCTGGTGCCCATCAGCGAAGAGCACAAGTGCCTGGACGGCTTCGAACTGGAAAAGTACGTCGATGAAAACACCATTGGTGTGGTTGCCATCATGGGCGTCACCTACACCGGCATGTATGAACCGGTAAAGCAGATCGCCGCGAAGCTCGACGATATCCAGGCCTCGACGGGACTGGACATCAACATTCATGTGGACGCAGCATCAGGCGGAATGATCGCCCCGTTCATCCAGCAGGATCTTGAGTGGGACTTCAAGATCGACCGGGTCCACTCCATCAGCACCTCGGGCCATAAGTACGGGCTTGTGTACCCGGGACTCGGCTGGGTGGTGTGGCGCGAACGCCAGTGGCTGCCCGAGGACCTGATCTTCTATGTGAGCTATCTGGGCGGAGACATGCCCACGTTCGCCCTGAACTTTTCGCGGCCCGGAGCCCAGGTCGTCCTGCAGTTCTATTTGTTCCTGCGGCTGGGGCGCGAGGGGTACGCCAAGATCCAGCAGGCCTGCCAGGACGTTGCGGTCTATCTGTCCTCCGGCATCAGTGAAATGGGACCGTTTGAGTTGTGGAACGACGGCACGGACATCCCGGTGTTTGCCTGGCGGCTCAAAGAGGGCCACACGGACAAGTGGACCCTGTATGACCTGGCCGAACGGCTGCGAACCAGAGGGTGGCTGGTGCCGGCTTATCCCATGCCCAGCAACCTGGAGAAGCTGACAGTAGAGCGGATCGTCGTCCGCAACGGCCTCAGCATGGATCTGGCGGACAGTCTCCTGGAAGACATCCGGAAGGAAACCGAGTACCTCGATCGGCTTGAATCGCCGATGCCGCAGGAGTCAGCACAGCCTGGCTTCCATCACTAG